In Candidatus Thiodiazotropha endoloripes, a single genomic region encodes these proteins:
- a CDS encoding MDR family oxidoreductase, whose amino-acid sequence MFKGVLIDKQDGNYSATISDIDEAMLPEGDVTIDVHYSSINYKDALAITGQSPVVRRFPMVPGIDLVGTVSSTTHGDYQTGDQVILNGWGVGEKHWGGLAQKARVNGDWLVRLPKSLQPKEAMAIGTAGYTAMLCILALERNGITPDKGDILVTGASGGVGSVTIAILAKLGYSVIALSGKAEAESAFLTELGAAEIIPSEELAQPGKPLAKERWIGVVDVVGSHVLANACASTHYGGVVTACGLAGGMDFPATVAPFILRGVSLVGIDSVMCPKEIRQQAWDRLEQDLDLSKLSHIAEEVGLSEVIETADNLLARKIRGRRIVDVNR is encoded by the coding sequence ATGTTCAAAGGCGTTCTGATTGACAAGCAAGATGGGAATTACTCAGCCACGATTTCAGATATCGATGAAGCAATGCTCCCGGAAGGTGATGTCACCATCGATGTGCACTACTCATCCATCAACTATAAAGACGCCCTGGCGATCACTGGCCAATCACCGGTTGTAAGACGCTTTCCCATGGTGCCTGGTATCGATCTGGTGGGAACCGTCAGCAGCACCACACACGGGGATTACCAAACAGGCGATCAGGTGATCCTGAATGGCTGGGGTGTGGGTGAAAAACACTGGGGTGGACTGGCACAGAAAGCCAGAGTGAACGGCGACTGGCTGGTTCGACTACCGAAGTCTTTACAGCCGAAAGAGGCCATGGCAATCGGTACAGCCGGCTATACCGCGATGCTCTGTATCCTCGCATTGGAAAGAAACGGCATCACACCGGACAAGGGGGATATCCTGGTGACCGGGGCCTCCGGCGGTGTTGGCAGTGTCACGATTGCGATACTGGCCAAACTGGGTTACTCAGTGATTGCTCTGAGTGGTAAAGCTGAAGCGGAGTCCGCTTTTCTGACGGAATTGGGCGCGGCTGAAATCATCCCAAGCGAAGAACTCGCCCAACCAGGGAAACCGCTGGCCAAAGAGCGCTGGATCGGGGTGGTCGATGTGGTTGGCTCCCATGTACTCGCCAATGCCTGTGCCAGCACCCACTATGGTGGCGTAGTCACCGCCTGTGGTCTGGCTGGCGGTATGGACTTTCCGGCAACGGTAGCTCCCTTCATCTTGAGAGGCGTCTCCCTGGTCGGTATCGACAGCGTGATGTGTCCCAAAGAGATCCGCCAGCAGGCATGGGACCGACTGGAGCAGGACCTGGATCTCAGCAAGTTGAGCCATATTGCTGAAGAAGTTGGTCTGTCCGAGGTGATCGAAACAGCAGACAATCTGCTGGCCAGAAAGATCCGGGGCAGAAGAATCGTCGATGTCAATCGGTAA
- a CDS encoding TetR/AcrR family transcriptional regulator has product MSSAIPLKRRRGRPPKDQAGFSQTKAELIRSGMEVLTEKGYSATGIDEILRRVGVPKGSFYHYFKNKDAFGSELISNYAKFFEHKLDKSLGNRSLPPLQRLIAFMQDATDGMARHRFKRGCLVGNLGQEMGALPESFRTQLIEVFEAWQQRLEACLEEAKATGDISANKDCKESAYLFWTGWEGAVLRAKLERSPRALQSYADFFVNSLK; this is encoded by the coding sequence ATGAGCTCTGCCATCCCCCTGAAACGACGTCGCGGCCGCCCCCCCAAAGACCAGGCCGGATTCAGTCAAACCAAAGCTGAACTGATTCGTTCAGGTATGGAGGTGCTCACCGAAAAAGGCTACAGCGCCACCGGCATTGACGAGATTCTGCGACGCGTCGGGGTGCCGAAGGGCTCTTTCTATCACTACTTCAAAAACAAGGATGCCTTCGGCTCGGAACTGATCAGCAACTACGCCAAATTTTTCGAGCACAAGCTGGATAAATCCCTGGGCAATCGATCTCTCCCGCCTCTGCAACGTCTGATTGCATTCATGCAGGATGCGACAGATGGCATGGCCCGGCATCGGTTCAAGCGTGGCTGTCTGGTTGGCAACCTTGGCCAGGAGATGGGCGCCCTGCCCGAATCATTCCGCACACAACTGATTGAGGTCTTCGAAGCCTGGCAGCAGCGGCTGGAAGCCTGCCTGGAGGAAGCCAAAGCGACCGGCGATATATCCGCCAACAAAGATTGCAAGGAGTCTGCCTATCTGTTCTGGACTGGCTGGGAGGGCGCGGTTTTGCGTGCAAAACTCGAACGCAGTCCCAGGGCACTGCAAAGTTACGCAGATTTTTTCGTAAACAGTCTGAAGTAA